The Acetomicrobium sp. S15 = DSM 107314 genomic interval CAATGTCTCGCACTTTAAGTTTGGCCAAAAGATGCTCCCATTCATAATTAAGCTGCCCGTCGGTAACGGGAATTAGCGTGTGTTCTTTTACGGGCAATAACTTACTGCTATCGAAGCGGTAGTTTCGAGCACGAGACTCGGCAAGCACAAATTGCAAATAGGCATTTATAGCGCCGACCGGGTCGGGTTGGTTTCTAAAACGCAACAGTTGCGGGTGAAAGCGATAGCCACAAGCCTCACCCTCGAGCACTGTCTTGGCCAACAACCCCTCCCGCCAAAGCGCTACCAGCCCTTTACCGTCCAAATAACGAGGATGCAGCGACCACAGCCTCATAAATGCCTCACCAACATGATAAAATCTTGGTAAAAACTATTTCACAGCACATTAAAGCTTTTCAAGAGCACAACTAAAC includes:
- a CDS encoding pyrimidine dimer DNA glycosylase/endonuclease V, with the protein product MRLWSLHPRYLDGKGLVALWREGLLAKTVLEGEACGYRFHPQLLRFRNQPDPVGAINAYLQFVLAESRARNYRFDSSKLLPVKEHTLIPVTDGQLNYEWEHLLAKLKVRDIERYRSLCSVTNVDPHPLMRVVPGPIEPWEVAAWRKPKEP